The Virgibacillus dokdonensis genome includes a window with the following:
- a CDS encoding LLM class flavin-dependent oxidoreductase, which yields MKLSILDQVPVLNGATPKEAITATLELSELADKLGFSRYWLAEHHDMKRFACPAPDILLGLIGSRTEHIKIGAGAVLLPHYQPFNISERYNILATLYPKRIDVDIGTAPGGSAEAN from the coding sequence TTGAAACTTAGTATTTTAGATCAAGTGCCTGTATTAAATGGGGCTACACCAAAAGAGGCTATAACAGCTACGCTTGAATTATCAGAATTAGCGGACAAGCTTGGTTTCTCACGTTATTGGTTGGCTGAACATCACGACATGAAAAGATTCGCTTGCCCAGCTCCAGACATCCTTCTCGGTTTAATTGGGAGTAGGACAGAACATATTAAGATTGGAGCTGGAGCCGTTTTATTACCGCACTATCAGCCGTTTAATATTAGTGAAAGATATAATATATTAGCAACATTATATCCGAAAAGAATAGACGTAGATATTGGTACAGCCCCTGGTGGTTCAGCGGAAGCAAACTAG
- a CDS encoding DUF1836 domain-containing protein has protein sequence MENLHDFFKQIQLNSQLSLDDIPNLDLYMDQVIQLFENKFDVLKRDEQEKVLTKTMINNYAKGKLFYPIENKKYSKDHLMLIAMIYQLKGALSISDVKTTLHQLNKMITEENFILANLYESYVQLAEDSMQQMKSETEQLIHDVEEHSKSLPSQNADYLQELLLVTSLANMSNYYRRAAEKMVDRIANKMDT, from the coding sequence ATGGAAAATTTGCATGATTTTTTTAAACAAATTCAATTAAATAGCCAATTATCATTGGATGATATTCCAAATTTAGATTTATATATGGATCAAGTTATTCAATTATTTGAAAATAAGTTTGACGTGTTAAAGCGAGATGAACAAGAAAAAGTTTTAACGAAAACGATGATTAATAACTATGCCAAAGGGAAACTGTTTTATCCGATTGAAAATAAGAAGTACTCTAAGGATCATTTAATGCTAATTGCAATGATTTACCAGCTAAAAGGTGCTCTATCTATTAGTGACGTCAAAACAACATTGCATCAACTGAACAAAATGATTACAGAAGAAAATTTTATCTTAGCAAATTTATATGAAAGTTATGTACAGCTTGCTGAAGATAGTATGCAACAAATGAAATCAGAAACCGAACAATTAATTCATGATGTGGAAGAGCATAGTAAGTCTTTACCTAGTCAGAATGCTGATTATTTACAGGAGCTTCTATTAGTTACTTCTCTTGCTAATATGAGTAATTATTATCGACGAGCAGCAGAAAAGATGGTTGATCGCATTGCTAATAAAATGGATACATAA
- the trhA gene encoding PAQR family membrane homeostasis protein TrhA yields MGVYIREPINGLTHLFGAILSFIGLWALIFKANETIGSPLAITAVVIFGLSMTLLYSASATYHMVIAKKQVIAFLRRIDHSMIYILIAGTYTPLCLISLKGTLGWTLFIIITTLAVLGVVFKLVWFHCPRWLSTLLYIGMGWIVVFFSSNLAPIINKGGMVFLVLGGVIYTVGGIIYALKPKALNFKHMGFHEIFHLFILAGSLFHFITVYVYVL; encoded by the coding sequence ATGGGTGTATATATTCGAGAACCGATTAATGGACTAACACATTTATTCGGTGCAATATTGTCGTTTATCGGTCTTTGGGCATTAATTTTTAAAGCAAATGAAACAATTGGTTCCCCACTTGCTATTACAGCAGTTGTAATTTTCGGCTTAAGTATGACATTATTGTATTCCGCATCAGCAACATACCATATGGTTATTGCAAAAAAACAGGTCATTGCTTTTCTCCGACGTATAGACCATTCCATGATTTATATATTAATAGCTGGAACGTATACACCATTGTGTCTCATCAGTTTAAAAGGCACGTTAGGGTGGACGCTTTTTATTATTATTACAACTTTAGCAGTTTTAGGTGTAGTATTTAAATTAGTATGGTTCCATTGCCCAAGGTGGCTATCTACTTTACTCTATATAGGAATGGGCTGGATTGTAGTATTTTTCAGTTCAAATTTAGCACCTATCATAAATAAAGGTGGAATGGTATTTCTAGTCTTGGGAGGAGTCATCTATACCGTTGGTGGTATCATTTACGCATTAAAGCCAAAAGCACTAAATTTTAAGCATATGGGCTTTCATGAAATTTTCCACCTGTTTATTCTAGCAGGTAGTTTATTCCATTTCATTACTGTATATGTTTATGTCTTATAA
- a CDS encoding CBS domain-containing protein: MNHQIRSYMTQNVYTVNDSQTIQEAAALMSEHNIGAIPVVDTQGNLAGMLTDRDITLRSTAQGEAAQTPVSQVMTAQKIVHGTPEMDIHEAAELMAQQQIRRLPVVEKGKIIGMVALGDLAVDHQLQNEAGEALSSISNPSSPQQ, translated from the coding sequence ATGAATCATCAAATTCGTAGCTATATGACACAAAATGTGTACACAGTAAACGATTCGCAAACTATTCAAGAAGCTGCAGCATTAATGAGTGAACATAATATTGGCGCCATACCTGTTGTAGATACACAAGGAAATTTGGCAGGTATGTTGACAGATCGCGATATTACATTACGGTCTACAGCGCAAGGGGAAGCAGCACAAACCCCAGTTTCTCAAGTGATGACAGCACAAAAAATCGTTCATGGCACTCCTGAAATGGATATTCATGAAGCAGCGGAGCTAATGGCGCAACAACAAATTAGACGTTTACCCGTTGTGGAAAAGGGCAAAATTATTGGCATGGTTGCTTTAGGGGATTTAGCTGTAGATCATCAGCTACAGAATGAGGCAGGAGAAGCTTTGTCCAGTATTTCGAATCCTTCGAGTCCACAGCAATAA
- a CDS encoding YppG family protein, with protein sequence MSILIHIKPHIDYIETSLKEVMTLFPERRRKQLRQDRPRHAPNWIGKPTQPRKQDQTSSGVMQLLTNFRDQEGQVDFNKVTEVASQVNKLYGQVSPLLSSFFKK encoded by the coding sequence ATGTCCATTCTCATTCATATTAAGCCACACATAGACTATATAGAAACATCCTTGAAAGAGGTGATGACATTGTTTCCTGAAAGGCGAAGAAAACAGCTACGACAAGATCGACCTAGACATGCACCTAATTGGATTGGAAAGCCTACTCAGCCACGCAAACAGGACCAAACATCTTCTGGTGTGATGCAACTATTAACTAACTTTCGTGATCAGGAAGGGCAAGTTGATTTTAACAAAGTGACAGAAGTAGCGTCACAGGTAAACAAATTATATGGCCAAGTAAGCCCACTTCTATCTTCTTTTTTTAAAAAGTAG
- a CDS encoding Ger(x)C family spore germination protein has protein sequence MPIFVLCMIVFLLLTGCWDRTEIEDQGFVVGSAIDLEEENGNDNSFKIKLTNQIVLPGGLGTPLQGGGRQQEAYHNITITGSSIFEIIREMATSANERLFFQHMKVVVVSDQVAKKPQLFSKVMDVYIRDHEMRRGMTVLIAKEGTEAKEILDVLPPGEKVPALYIDSLLENSYKTASSLEPLQVGQLQGRMLTKRSYTIPEIQVGDNQTLKYKNAAVFQAPENRMVASLSGEETRGLAFLTEHDQTSPVMVNVDDEDVVIELVDINHTYDVLSDDKDNLAFEISLNIEGSITEMLGESKVLKASFFKKLEKETEKKVKEITEKTIKVVQDDLQVDVIQIGDTLFQRHYDLWQKVKDNWDQGENYFSKADIHVTVDVNFSKTGASDNFK, from the coding sequence ATGCCCATTTTTGTCCTTTGTATGATTGTATTCCTGCTTTTAACGGGGTGTTGGGACCGAACGGAGATTGAAGATCAGGGGTTCGTTGTGGGTTCAGCGATTGATCTTGAGGAAGAAAATGGTAACGATAATTCTTTTAAGATAAAGCTTACAAATCAAATTGTACTTCCCGGTGGCTTGGGAACACCATTGCAAGGTGGAGGTAGGCAACAAGAGGCTTATCATAATATAACAATAACAGGAAGTAGTATTTTTGAAATTATTAGAGAAATGGCTACTTCTGCGAATGAGCGGCTTTTTTTTCAACATATGAAAGTTGTTGTTGTATCGGATCAAGTTGCGAAAAAACCCCAATTATTTTCCAAGGTCATGGATGTGTATATACGTGACCATGAAATGCGAAGAGGAATGACCGTATTAATTGCCAAAGAAGGAACGGAAGCAAAAGAAATTCTAGATGTACTCCCACCTGGAGAAAAAGTTCCTGCACTTTATATTGATTCATTATTGGAGAATAGCTATAAAACAGCAAGTTCCTTAGAGCCTCTTCAAGTTGGCCAATTGCAGGGACGGATGTTAACGAAGCGGAGTTACACCATTCCTGAAATTCAAGTGGGAGATAACCAAACGTTAAAATATAAAAACGCCGCTGTTTTTCAAGCTCCTGAAAATAGAATGGTTGCTTCTTTATCAGGAGAAGAGACGAGGGGATTAGCATTTTTAACAGAGCATGATCAAACAAGTCCGGTTATGGTTAATGTCGATGACGAAGACGTTGTGATTGAATTAGTAGATATAAATCACACATACGATGTTTTAAGTGATGATAAAGATAATCTAGCTTTTGAGATTTCCTTGAATATAGAGGGGAGTATAACAGAAATGCTTGGAGAATCTAAAGTGCTTAAAGCTTCATTTTTTAAAAAATTGGAAAAAGAAACTGAAAAAAAGGTGAAAGAAATTACAGAAAAAACGATAAAAGTAGTACAGGATGATTTACAAGTAGATGTTATCCAAATAGGTGATACACTTTTTCAACGTCACTATGACCTATGGCAAAAAGTAAAAGACAATTGGGATCAAGGAGAAAACTATTTCTCCAAAGCAGATATTCATGTAACGGTAGATGTAAATTTTAGTAAAACAGGAGCTTCGGATAACTTTAAATAA
- a CDS encoding response regulator transcription factor — MNRFKILIIEDEPIIRDELRDHLQNAGYKTDVVTEFQDILSYVRKSSPDLILLDINLPYIDGYTLSREIRKESNVPIIIVTSRDNEMDELLSINLGADDFITKPYNLQILTARIEALFKRTYVNQSNNVLSCGELILDIAKGAVYYHDKQQILTKNELKILHYLMQHRGTIISRETMMEYLWSSDLFVDDNTLSVNMTRLRRKLEKLGITNPIETRRGLGYVMS, encoded by the coding sequence ATGAATCGTTTCAAAATTTTAATCATAGAAGACGAACCGATAATTCGAGACGAGTTAAGAGATCATTTACAGAATGCAGGATATAAGACGGATGTAGTAACTGAGTTTCAAGATATTTTGTCTTATGTTCGAAAATCAAGCCCTGATCTTATTCTTCTAGACATTAATTTACCTTATATTGATGGTTACACACTTAGTCGTGAGATTCGCAAAGAATCAAATGTCCCGATTATCATCGTGACAAGTAGGGATAATGAAATGGATGAGTTATTGAGCATAAACCTTGGAGCTGATGATTTTATAACGAAACCTTATAACTTACAAATATTAACTGCAAGAATAGAAGCTTTATTCAAAAGGACATACGTTAATCAATCTAATAATGTACTTTCTTGTGGAGAGTTAATATTAGATATAGCAAAAGGTGCTGTTTATTACCATGATAAGCAACAAATACTTACTAAAAATGAGTTGAAAATTCTTCACTATTTAATGCAGCATAGAGGAACAATCATTTCAAGAGAAACAATGATGGAATATCTCTGGTCTTCCGATCTATTCGTTGATGATAACACGCTTTCTGTTAACATGACACGTTTGCGCAGAAAACTAGAGAAATTGGGTATAACTAATCCTATTGAAACTCGTAGAGGACTAGGGTACGTGATGTCATGA
- a CDS encoding transposase — translation MIETTDSNGKPIRIVCNDAKRSAQEISDIYRNRWKIELFFKWIKQHLVITTLYGKSENAVYNQVYLAMITFCLIILMKNKIGFKGTLLEMLRWIKDGYDQSMATFILKVRKEPERESSGRRRWDNERIFAETLAQYETGDVLHLDDLTYDPFV, via the coding sequence TTGATAGAGACAACAGATAGTAATGGCAAGCCTATTCGGATTGTGTGTAACGACGCCAAGCGCAGTGCGCAAGAAATCAGCGATATCTACCGAAACCGCTGGAAAATAGAGTTGTTTTTCAAATGGATCAAGCAACACTTGGTCATTACAACATTATATGGTAAGAGTGAAAATGCCGTTTATAATCAAGTCTATCTTGCAATGATTACCTTTTGCCTGATCATCCTAATGAAAAATAAAATAGGTTTCAAAGGAACCTTGCTGGAAATGTTGCGTTGGATAAAGGATGGTTACGATCAATCCATGGCAACCTTTATTTTGAAAGTGCGTAAAGAACCAGAGCGAGAGTCCAGTGGACGACGAAGGTGGGACAATGAGCGAATTTTTGCAGAGACCCTAGCACAATATGAGACAGGAGACGTGTTACACTTAGATGATTTAACATACGATCCATTCGTTTAA
- a CDS encoding IS4 family transposase — MDNHTIKMVFKEYIHPLDTKVIQKMIDMEGVDKYVKKLDTIAYIRLFIYAQLKKSENLAVISQSVSRKKTVQRLVGIDSISKSQLSRKNRQIPHEIPEAILRHLIQKVQYTLGPVKAGKALLQLHLIDSSTISMCLSGYEWADFRETKAGIKMHTSIRLCNDTLSLDKMILTPARPADETQLDELIVYQLDVLHVFDRGYFNFAKFDAYSEKGIKFATRIKANTVVHVVEELLVDPSSPITRHAMVTIGNKTSITIDRDNR; from the coding sequence ATGGACAATCATACCATAAAAATGGTATTCAAGGAATACATTCATCCATTAGATACAAAAGTTATTCAAAAAATGATTGATATGGAAGGGGTAGACAAGTATGTGAAAAAGCTAGATACCATTGCCTATATTCGCTTATTTATTTACGCACAACTTAAAAAATCAGAAAATCTTGCAGTAATCAGTCAGTCTGTTTCACGCAAAAAAACGGTGCAGCGATTAGTAGGTATAGACAGTATCAGTAAGTCACAACTCTCGCGTAAGAATAGACAAATCCCACATGAAATACCAGAAGCTATTCTTCGTCATCTCATTCAAAAGGTACAGTATACACTAGGACCTGTGAAAGCAGGAAAGGCATTGCTTCAGCTGCATTTGATTGATTCATCGACTATTTCCATGTGTCTTAGTGGCTATGAATGGGCTGATTTTCGAGAAACAAAAGCCGGGATTAAAATGCACACTTCAATTAGGTTGTGCAATGATACGCTCTCGCTAGATAAGATGATTCTAACGCCAGCCCGACCAGCGGATGAGACACAGCTGGATGAATTAATTGTTTATCAGTTAGATGTGCTTCATGTATTCGATCGCGGGTACTTCAACTTTGCGAAGTTCGATGCCTATTCAGAAAAAGGAATAAAATTTGCAACGCGTATCAAAGCCAATACAGTGGTACACGTCGTGGAAGAGTTACTCGTGGATCCATCTTCTCCCATCACACGCCATGCCATGGTGACAATCGGAAACAAAACATCCATTACAATTGATAGAGACAACAGATAG
- a CDS encoding sensor histidine kinase codes for MIDYQESLDKKYLLPEILERPTFLEGAIVQDAIEIAYKQMHEHINIYKREQKDYQEYIETWVHEIKTPLSSAKLILNNRDIDYGVLQELDRTEQFIEQVLYFARSNNVSEDYLISKFSLREVVTRVAKKNAKDFIYKKIKLDLGELNEMVYSDKKWVEFILNQIVVNAIQYSKKASSEIQITSTPYDNKVVLQIKDNGIGIKKKDLPRVFDKGFTGETGRTYSKSTGIGLYLCKRLADKLNLGISIESKQNIHTTVFLVFPKNKSLLMEP; via the coding sequence TTGATTGATTATCAGGAGTCGCTTGATAAAAAATATTTACTTCCAGAAATATTGGAACGACCCACTTTTTTAGAAGGAGCAATTGTACAGGATGCTATAGAAATCGCCTATAAGCAGATGCATGAACATATCAATATATACAAACGGGAGCAAAAAGATTATCAAGAATATATTGAAACATGGGTTCATGAAATTAAAACGCCTCTCTCCTCAGCAAAATTAATTTTGAACAACCGTGATATAGATTATGGAGTATTACAAGAATTAGACAGGACAGAACAATTCATAGAGCAAGTACTTTATTTCGCAAGAAGTAACAATGTCTCAGAGGATTATCTTATTAGCAAATTCTCACTTAGAGAAGTTGTTACTAGAGTAGCAAAAAAAAATGCCAAAGATTTCATTTACAAAAAGATCAAATTAGATCTTGGGGAACTCAATGAAATGGTCTATAGTGATAAGAAGTGGGTGGAATTTATTTTAAATCAGATTGTAGTCAATGCTATCCAATACAGTAAAAAGGCTAGTAGCGAAATACAAATAACTTCAACTCCTTATGATAACAAGGTCGTGTTACAAATTAAAGATAATGGAATTGGAATTAAAAAGAAAGATCTACCAAGAGTTTTTGACAAAGGTTTTACAGGAGAAACTGGTAGGACATATAGTAAGTCAACTGGAATAGGGTTATATTTATGCAAACGGTTGGCTGATAAGCTAAATCTAGGAATAAGTATAGAATCAAAACAAAATATTCATACAACTGTTTTTCTTGTTTTCCCAAAGAATAAATCACTTTTAATGGAACCGTAA
- a CDS encoding ABC transporter ATP-binding protein → MQKNILQVDHIEKYFGNKGNITKALNDISFKVDKGEFVGIMGPSGSGKTTLLNCISTIDTVTTGHITINGKDITTLKRKNLEKFRRDELGFIFQDFNLLDTLTAYENIALALSIQGEKPSKIQSNLQEIAEKLEISSVLDKFPYEMSGGQEQRVASARAIVANPSLVLADEPTGALDSKSSRLLLESFEKLNQELSTTILMVTHDAFTASYSNRILFIKDGKIFNELIKGNDSRKAFFNRIMEVITLLGGDADDVF, encoded by the coding sequence ATGCAAAAAAATATACTACAGGTCGACCATATAGAAAAATATTTTGGAAATAAGGGAAATATAACAAAGGCCCTTAATGACATTTCCTTTAAGGTAGATAAGGGAGAATTCGTGGGAATAATGGGACCATCCGGAAGTGGTAAAACAACGTTACTTAACTGCATCTCAACTATTGATACAGTTACAACTGGTCATATTACCATCAACGGAAAAGATATTACTACCTTAAAGAGGAAGAACCTGGAAAAATTCCGTCGTGATGAACTAGGATTTATTTTTCAAGATTTTAATCTATTGGATACACTTACTGCTTACGAAAACATTGCCCTAGCATTATCTATACAAGGAGAAAAGCCATCTAAAATTCAATCTAATTTACAAGAGATTGCAGAAAAATTGGAAATAAGTTCTGTCTTAGATAAATTTCCTTATGAAATGTCAGGTGGGCAAGAACAACGTGTTGCCTCTGCTCGTGCTATTGTTGCCAATCCTTCCCTAGTATTAGCAGATGAGCCCACAGGGGCACTTGACTCCAAGTCTTCTAGATTATTATTAGAATCATTTGAAAAACTGAACCAAGAACTTTCAACTACAATTTTAATGGTTACGCATGATGCTTTTACTGCTAGTTACTCTAATCGAATTCTGTTTATCAAAGACGGAAAAATTTTCAATGAACTTATAAAGGGAAATGATTCAAGAAAAGCATTCTTTAATCGTATCATGGAAGTCATAACCCTTCTAGGAGGCGATGCAGATGATGTATTCTAA
- a CDS encoding FtsX-like permease family protein has product MMYSKLSLRNVKRSFKDYAIYFLTITFAVSLFYSFNSLTAQQAMLKLSNSQEDMVQDLIYTIGIISIFISTVLAFLIIFANSFLVKRRKKELGMYMTLGMSKFNISKILVMETFFIGLVSLLVGLGLGTILSQGLSLLTAALFQVDIQEYTFVFSTTAMLKTILYFGIIFLIVMLFNVIMINRYKLIDLFIANKKNQQVKLKRTSTAIGVFVLSLLLIGSAYFLMLKYGLFKSMNLLWTSVGLGSIGTFLFFFSLSGFLLNIAKKNEKLYYKNINIFLLRQINSKVNSTFISMTIICLMLFFTIGVLSTGFSLKNSLEKDLTVTTPYDSTLSFFKYEESDENLEKKLEELNVKQYGDNITFKEYYSDESISSYLKGYTDKQAESVLEGNASTPLTLIKRSSYEGLARLQGKDPVNLQQNEVLILTNQKDMKKTMKRFVDNNKSH; this is encoded by the coding sequence ATGATGTATTCTAAATTATCCTTACGAAACGTTAAACGGAGCTTTAAAGACTATGCTATTTACTTTTTAACCATTACATTCGCTGTTAGCCTTTTTTATAGTTTTAATTCTTTGACCGCACAACAGGCAATGCTAAAACTGTCCAATAGTCAAGAAGACATGGTACAAGATTTAATATATACCATTGGAATTATTTCTATTTTCATTTCCACCGTACTAGCGTTTCTAATTATTTTTGCGAACAGTTTTTTAGTCAAACGTCGTAAAAAAGAATTAGGAATGTATATGACGCTTGGGATGAGTAAGTTCAACATTTCCAAAATCCTTGTAATGGAAACCTTCTTTATTGGGCTTGTTTCTTTACTAGTTGGTCTAGGCTTAGGAACCATTTTATCACAAGGTTTGTCCTTATTAACCGCTGCACTTTTTCAAGTAGACATACAAGAGTATACTTTTGTATTTTCTACAACGGCAATGTTAAAAACTATTCTGTATTTTGGGATTATCTTCCTAATAGTTATGCTTTTCAATGTAATCATGATAAATCGTTACAAGCTGATCGATCTTTTTATAGCAAATAAAAAAAATCAGCAAGTAAAACTGAAGCGAACATCCACTGCTATAGGTGTTTTTGTATTATCTTTACTTTTGATTGGAAGTGCATACTTCCTTATGTTGAAATATGGTTTATTTAAGAGCATGAATTTACTCTGGACCAGTGTTGGTCTAGGATCAATCGGTACATTTCTTTTCTTCTTTTCATTATCAGGATTCTTGCTGAATATAGCGAAAAAAAACGAGAAATTATATTACAAGAACATCAATATATTTCTATTAAGACAAATAAATAGTAAAGTGAACTCTACGTTCATTTCAATGACCATTATTTGTTTAATGTTATTCTTTACAATAGGAGTACTCTCGACAGGATTTAGTTTGAAAAATAGTTTGGAAAAAGATCTAACAGTAACTACTCCTTACGATTCCACGCTCTCTTTCTTTAAATATGAAGAAAGTGATGAAAATCTTGAAAAGAAACTTGAGGAATTAAATGTTAAACAATATGGGGACAACATTACATTTAAAGAATACTATTCAGATGAATCAATTTCCTCGTATTTAAAAGGCTATACAGACAAACAAGCAGAGTCTGTTTTAGAAGGCAATGCATCTACTCCGTTAACATTAATAAAACGCTCTTCTTATGAAGGCTTAGCCCGATTACAAGGGAAAGACCCTGTAAATTTGCAACAAAACGAAGTACTCATTCTAACCAACCAAAAAGATATGAAAAAAACGATGAAGCGATTTGTAGATAACAATAAAAGTCACTAG
- a CDS encoding IS4 family transposase — translation MDKNTLKSSFGKWVSPINTKKLYEQVEENKQDYYTKKLTTEAYIKLLLLAQLQGFESLEEMSDALIDGELQKVLGFESISPSQLSRKNNEMNPAILSHLFFDLAYKIKGLQFKNGKYMPLKIIDSSTLPLNLTNHKWAKFRKTKAGVKLHLRLVFMDKGTVYPEKTVITTAKEHDRNQLEVLVDDKEAMYVFDRGYVDYERFDRMTDEGYFFVSRLKKNAVIREVESFSVPKDATALSDKMVYIGSTQNRTENVFRLLEVVDTKGNILRLITNRFDLNSEEISEIYRQRWAIELFFKWLKQHVEIKHFYGMSETAIQNQIFLALIAYCLHVLIQLEMRSKKSLLRISRWLNKVLWKPAYIWIRRFDDRSIP, via the coding sequence ATGGACAAGAATACACTAAAATCATCATTTGGTAAATGGGTTTCACCTATAAATACGAAAAAACTATATGAACAAGTAGAAGAAAATAAACAAGATTACTACACAAAAAAACTGACAACGGAAGCGTATATAAAGTTGCTGTTGCTTGCTCAATTACAAGGATTTGAGAGCTTGGAAGAGATGAGCGATGCACTAATAGATGGTGAACTTCAGAAAGTATTGGGGTTTGAATCGATTAGCCCATCGCAACTTTCAAGGAAGAACAATGAAATGAATCCAGCCATCCTTTCCCATTTATTCTTTGATCTTGCATACAAAATCAAAGGTCTCCAATTTAAAAATGGGAAATACATGCCATTAAAAATCATTGATTCTAGCACGCTTCCATTAAACTTAACGAATCATAAGTGGGCGAAATTCCGTAAAACAAAAGCAGGAGTTAAGCTACATTTACGACTTGTATTTATGGATAAGGGCACCGTCTATCCTGAAAAAACTGTGATTACAACAGCCAAAGAACATGACAGAAATCAACTGGAAGTTCTCGTAGATGACAAAGAAGCCATGTATGTGTTTGACCGTGGATATGTTGACTATGAACGATTTGACCGAATGACGGATGAAGGCTACTTTTTCGTGTCCAGACTAAAGAAAAACGCCGTCATTCGTGAAGTAGAATCATTTTCTGTACCTAAAGATGCTACAGCTTTATCCGACAAGATGGTTTACATCGGTTCGACGCAAAATCGCACAGAGAATGTATTCCGTCTACTTGAAGTAGTGGATACAAAGGGGAACATTTTGCGATTAATTACTAACCGTTTCGATCTAAATTCCGAAGAGATTAGTGAAATTTACCGTCAACGGTGGGCCATAGAGCTATTTTTCAAATGGCTCAAACAGCATGTAGAGATCAAACACTTTTATGGTATGAGCGAAACTGCCATTCAAAATCAAATCTTCCTTGCGCTCATTGCTTACTGTTTACATGTACTTATCCAGTTAGAGATGAGGAGTAAGAAGTCCTTACTCCGAATTAGCCGCTGGTTAAATAAAGTGCTGTGGAAACCTGCGTACATCTGGATCCGCAGATTTGACGATAGATCTATTCCGTAA
- a CDS encoding ABC transporter permease, protein MAKNLVQMITEFSNQFYATLVNKSIKINHKEYPLSGFQFMSVRTDTSARDTMIVVLPDQAVSEMEPSRISLNIQYEGEANKADQELYNLIETYNKNADKNTYLLGMTKTLAYEDATGTSTMIVYIGIYLGIIFLISSAAILALQQLSEASDNKARYDLLKKIGVTQKEVNQSIFKQIFIYFMMPLSLAIIHSIFGIKVVNRAIVSAGESNVFFPSLLTAGVIIVVYGGYFLATYSGYKSILKK, encoded by the coding sequence TTGGCAAAAAATCTTGTGCAAATGATTACTGAATTTTCAAACCAATTTTATGCAACGCTAGTGAATAAAAGTATTAAAATAAATCATAAAGAATATCCACTATCAGGATTTCAATTCATGTCTGTTAGAACAGATACGTCAGCTAGAGACACTATGATTGTAGTATTACCAGATCAAGCAGTATCAGAAATGGAACCATCTAGAATTTCGCTAAATATACAGTATGAGGGAGAAGCAAACAAAGCAGACCAAGAACTGTATAACTTAATCGAAACGTATAACAAAAACGCTGATAAAAACACGTATTTATTGGGAATGACTAAAACTTTAGCATATGAAGATGCTACAGGTACCTCTACGATGATAGTGTATATAGGAATATACTTAGGAATTATATTTCTAATTTCTAGTGCTGCAATCTTAGCATTACAACAGCTTTCCGAGGCTAGCGATAATAAGGCACGATATGACCTGCTAAAAAAGATAGGCGTAACACAAAAGGAAGTAAATCAATCCATTTTCAAACAAATATTCATTTATTTCATGATGCCACTTTCTCTAGCTATCATTCACTCAATTTTTGGTATAAAGGTAGTGAATAGAGCCATTGTGTCTGCTGGAGAATCAAATGTATTCTTCCCTTCCCTTCTTACTGCTGGAGTTATTATAGTAGTGTATGGAGGATACTTTTTAGCAACATATTCTGGGTATAAATCAATTCTAAAGAAATAA